The genome window CGTTTTGATGATCAACTCAACGAGTTTTAATAGTCATCTCTTAAGCCAATAAGACAAAACACTCAGAAGATTAAGTGGAGTTTAATCATACTGCATGAGTTTTAAATTGGGTCACATGAGTTTTTGCTATTTATTTCAGTGAGTCACGTGATAATGCAGAAGCCATTGTTTACAAGGTTTATTTTTACAGGGCCCAGAAGTTTATTTAAATTGACTTTTAAATTGATGTTTGTTGACTATCAATTCATAATTAGTTAACCATTTTTAACACTAACTGTAGCTTAATTTGCATGGTGCCATCAGGTCAAGCTCTTGGTGCTAAGTCATTTCCTCCACCTTATCTAGCCCCAAACACTCGAGCAAACTCAGTCCTCAAAGGAATTAATTATGCTTCTGGAGCCTCAGGAATATTGGATGAAACAGGAGTTTTGTTTGTAAGTAATACTTAATTAGCACTAATCACAatatatacaattttttttaaaatattctgAAGTTGTTGTATACAGATTGGAAGAGTCCCACTGCGCGAGCAAGTGAATAATTTTGAGGAAAGCAGATATGACATGGTGAAAATAATGGGAGAGAATAAAACAAAGGAATTCTTAAAGAAGGCAATCTTCTCGGTGACAATTGGATCCAATGATGTTCTCAACTATTTCCAACCGACCATACCATTTTTTGGTGATGACAAGGTCTCTCCTTCCATGTTCCAAGATTTCATGGTCTCTAACTTGACCATACAGCTTAAGGTACAGTCTAAAACCAATCACCTAATTGAAATGTTGAAGAATACAGCAATCACATATCAGATTATTGACAAATTTAAATATGAATTGTATTGAGTTGTTCAACTTTTAGTGACACCAAGATTTTTTGTGATTAACCACTACACATGTCATATAACGCAAATTTAGAGAGTCACTGTCCGTCTCTCTAATATAATGGCAAAGGCTTAATAAACTACCCTAATTAACCttaatattttgatttgtgAAGCGACTGCACGAGCTGGGAGCTAGAAAGTTCGTTGTGGTAGGGGTTGGACCCATAGGATGCATACCATTTATTCGTGCCATCCATTTGTTACCAAGTGGACAGTGTTTTGCTGAGGTGAATGAATTAATCCAAGGCTACAACACGAAGCTTAATGGAGTTTTGGATCAAATTAACCAAGAGCTGGGTCCTGAAGCGATCTTTGTCTATGCAAACTCCTTTGATATCTTCACGAAGATCATAGTAAATTATCATCAATATGGTAGGTTGGTAACTAGGGTTTTAAAAGTAGACATACCCTTCCATTCGTTTTTAGTATATGAT of Malus sylvestris chromosome 6, drMalSylv7.2, whole genome shotgun sequence contains these proteins:
- the LOC126625158 gene encoding GDSL esterase/lipase At5g41890-like is translated as MEAPKISHFLLLCAICPNFVVLLSAFPCFAFTSFVFGDSLVDAGNNDYIFTLSKADSPPYGIDFKPSGGQPTGRFTNGRTVSDIVGQALGAKSFPPPYLAPNTRANSVLKGINYASGASGILDETGVLFIGRVPLREQVNNFEESRYDMVKIMGENKTKEFLKKAIFSVTIGSNDVLNYFQPTIPFFGDDKVSPSMFQDFMVSNLTIQLKRLHELGARKFVVVGVGPIGCIPFIRAIHLLPSGQCFAEVNELIQGYNTKLNGVLDQINQELGPEAIFVYANSFDIFTKIIVNYHQYGFANANGPCCGGYFPPFVCFKSRDASRSSALCDDRSKYVFWDAYHPTEAANMIIAEGLLDGDKSISSPINIRELYNYNS